The following are encoded together in the Notolabrus celidotus isolate fNotCel1 chromosome 9, fNotCel1.pri, whole genome shotgun sequence genome:
- the ikbkb gene encoding inhibitor of nuclear factor kappa-B kinase subunit beta: MNRVPLQQPQSCGSWELKERLGTGGFGNVTRWQNKDTEEQIAIKQCRQELSERNKDRWCLETEIMKRLDHINVVAAREVPKEMLKLVAPHQPPLLAMEYCQGGDLRKYLNLLENCCGMREGSVLILLCDISAALTYLHKKRIIHRDLKPENIVLQQGGKRLIHKIIDLGYAKELDQSSLCTSFVGTLQYLAPELIERQKYTVAVDYWSFGTLVFECITGFRPFLPTWQPVPWHNKVKLKQDEDIVVYEDLSTEVRYGKHLPQPNHLNSLLLEKLEKWLQLMLKWSPQERGKDPQSTPSDCFSQLDITLKLKLVHVLNMMSAKILTYSVSEDETLANLQLRIEKDTSIPAANQELLLEAGLALEPQGLATQCAIDYTEIDGRRTDLPLVFLFDRSSCSYEPQFAPRTLPENIRFVQSDPKHILPYSPLRRTCGQAWHTIRSLKEDWQRLQQGQKAAIMSLLRHNSSLSKQKNEMVSMYQRLMAKLDFFTTSLHIDMDKYQEQTATGIASEKLLGVWREMEQTAVSCGQAQVSELEEEMMHLQQDIVDVQRQPWRSGEALDTLEGKAMELFRKLREKPRDQRCPGDSQEVVRLVLQAVQFYEKRLRDFYTHLSKTAVCRQRVMELLPKVEGVVQRMAESEQILMSLQEKRQRELWNLLKVACSKVRSPVSGSPDGLRTPSSVPPLMTPRHSLQQFDESLVEESRTFESRLQSLLNDTIQESESSVEMMSEWTWLQGGQSFSSDLS; the protein is encoded by the exons ATGAACCGAGTCCCTCTGCAGCAGCCGCAGAGCTGTGGGTCCTGGGAGCTGAAGGAGCGGCTGGGCACTGGAGGCTTTGGGAATGTCACAAGATGGCAAAATAAG GACACAGAGGAGCAGATTGCTATAAAGCAGTGTCGTCAGGAGCTGAGcgagagaaacaaagacagatggtGTCTGGAGACTGAGATCATGAAGAG GTTAGATCATATCAACGTTGTTGCAGCAAGGGAGGTCCCAAAGGAAATGCTGAAACTGGTGGCTCCCCATCAACCGCCGCTGCTGGCTATGGAGTACTGCCAGGGAGGAGACCTGAGGAAG TATCTGAACCTCTTGGAGAACTGCTGTGGGATGAGGGAGGGCTCCGTTCTGATCCTGCTGTGTGACATCT CCGCGGCTCTGACCTACCTCCACAAGAAGAGGATCATCCACAGAGACTTGAAACCAGAAAATATCGTGTTGCAGCAGGGAGGGAAGCGA TTGATTCACAAGATCATTGACCTCGGCTACGCTAAAGAGTTGGACCAAAGCAGTCTCTGCACCTCATTCGTGGGAACACTTCAGTACTTA GCTCCAGAGCTCATAGAGAGACAGAAGTACACAGTCGCTGTGGACTACTGGAGCTTCGGGACTTTGGTGTTTGAGTGTATCACTGGATTTCGCCCTTTCTTACCAACCTGGCAACCTGTTCCTTG GCACAACAAAGTGAAACTGAAGCAGGATGAGGATATCGTGGTCTATGAGGACCTCTCAACAGAGGTGCGATATGGGAAACATCTGCCCCAGCCCAACCACCTCAACAG TCTGTTACTAGAGAAACTAGAGAAGTGGCTGCAGCTGATGTTGAAGTGGTCTCCTCAGGAGAGAGGCAAAGACCCTCAGTCCACACCCAGCGACTGCTTCTCACAGCTGGACATCACACTGAAACTCAAG TTGGTTCACGTCCTGAACATGATGTCTGCTAAAATCCTGACATACTCCGTCTCTGAGGACGAGACGTTGGCAAACCTGCAGCTGAGGATAGAAAAAGACACCAGcatccctgcagccaatcaggagctgctgctggaggcgGGGTTAGCGCTGGAGCCACAAGGACTAGCCACGCAGTGCGCCATAGATTACACA GAGATAGATGGCAGACGGACAGACCTGCCTCTGGTCTTCCTGTTTGATCGGTCCTCCTGTAGTTACGAACCTCAGTTTGCTCCTCGAACGCTGCCAGAAAACATCCGCTTTGTTC AAAGCGACCCGAAGCACATCCTGCCTTACAGCCCTCTGAGGAGGACTTGTGGCCAGGCATGGCACACCATCCGCTCTCTGAAGGAAGACTGGCAGAGACTGCAGCAGGGACAGAAAGCTGCCAT cATGAGTCTGCTGAGACACAACTCCTCACTGTCCAAACAGAAGAATGAGATGGTCTCCATGTATCAGAGACTGATGGCCAAGCTGGACTTCTTCACTACCAGCCTCCACATAGACATGGACAAATACCAGGAGCAGACGGCCACCGGGATCG CATCAGAGAAACTCCTGGGCGTGTGGAGAGAGATGGAGCAAACTGCTGTCAGCTGTGGTCAG GCCCAGGTAAGTGAACTGGAAGAGGAGATGATGCATCTGCAGCAGGACATAGTGGATGTGCAGAGACAGCCGTGGAGGAGTGGGGAGGCCCTGGACACACT TGAAGGAAAGGCCATGGAGCTGTTCCGCAAACTCAGAGAGAAACCCCGAG ACCAAAGGTGTCCAGGGGACAGTCAGGAGGTGGTGCGTCTTGTCCTTCAGGCTGTGCAGTTCTATGAGAAGAGACTCAGAGACTTCTACACACACCTCAG TAAGACCGCGGTGTGCCGTCAGCGTGTGATGGAGCTGCTACCAAAGGTGGAGGGAGTGGTTCAGAGGATGGCGGAGAGCGAGCAGATCTTGATGAGCCTGCAggagaagagacagagggagctgTGGAACCTGCTCAAAGTCGCCTGT AGTAAAGTTCGCAGCCCCGTGAGTGGAAGTCCTGATGGACTCCGGACCCCCTCTTCAGTGCCGCCTCTGATGACACCAAGACACAGCCTGCAGCAGTT tgacGAGTCTCTGGTGGAGGAGAGCAGGACATTTGAGAGTCGACTCCAGAGTCTGCTGAATGACACCATTCAGGAGTCAGAGAGCAGTGTGgag ATGATGAGCGAGTGGACGTGGCTGCAAGGAGGACAGAGCTTCTCCAGTGACCTCTCTTAA
- the vdac3 gene encoding voltage-dependent anion-selective channel protein 3 isoform X2, translating into MAEKGVVVQKDKAGNGKQGENKGHCVTCEHHAPKGHGKMAVPPAYSDLGKSAKDIFNKGFGYGILKLDVKTKSQSGVEFATSGSNNTDTGKSGGHLETKYKVSDLGLNFSQKWNTDNTLTTEITIEDQLAKGLKLSLDTSFVPNTGKKSAKLKTGYKRDFVNVGCDLDFDMAGPTVHGAAVLGYEGWLAGYQLAFDTAKSKLTQNNFALGYKAGDFQLHTSVNDGTEFGGSIFQKVNGNLETAVQLAWTAGSNNTRFGIGAKYQLDKDASLSAKVDNACLVGVGYTQTLRPGVKLTLSGLIDGKNVNGGGHKVGMGFELEA; encoded by the exons ATGGCAGAGAAAGGAGTGGTGGTGCAGAAAGACAAGGCAGGAAATGGAAAGCAGGGAGAGAACAAAGGCCACTGTGTGACATGTGAACACCACGCACCCAAGGGACATG GTAAAATGGCTGTCCCTCCTGCATACTCAGACTTGGGGAAATCCGCCAAAGATATCTTCAACAAAGGCTTTG GATATGGAATTCTCAAGCTGGACGTTAAGACCAAGTCCCAGAGTGGTGTT GAGTTTGCCACCTCCGGCTCCAACAACACCGACACAGGAAAGTCAGGAGGCCACCTGGAGACCAAGTACAAAGTGAGCGATCTGGGCCTCAACTTCAGCCAGAAATGGAACACAGACAACACTCTCACCACAGAAATCACCATTGAGGACCAG CTGGCTAAGGGTCTGAAGCTCAGCCTGGACACATCTTTCGTGCCCAACACTGG CAAGAAGAGCGCCAAACTGAAGACAGGCTACAAGCGCGACTTTGTCAATGTGGGCTGTGATCTTGACTTCGATATGGCCGGCCCTACTGTCCACGGGGCTGCTGTGCTGGGCTACGAGGGCTGGCTGGCCGGCTACCAGCTGGCTTTTGACACGGCCAAATCCAAACTGACCCAGAACAACTTCGCCCTTGGATACAAGGCCGGAGACTTCCAGCTTCACACCAGCGT TAATGACGGCACTGAGTTTGGTGGCTCCATCTTCCAAAAGGTGAACGGCAACCTGGAGACAGCTGTCCAACTGGCCTGGACAGCCGGCAGCAACAACACACGCTTTGGAATTGGAGCCAAATACCAGCtggataaggatgcctccctgTCT GCCAAAGTTGACAATGCCTGCCTTGTTGGTGTTGGATACACACAAACTCTCAGGCCAG GAGTGAAGCTCACCCTCTCAGGTCTGATCGACGGGAAGAACGTGAACGGCGGTGGACACAAAGTGGGCATGGGTTTCGAGCTGGAGGCGTAA
- the vdac3 gene encoding voltage-dependent anion-selective channel protein 3 isoform X1 produces MAEKGVVVQKDKAGNGKQGENKGHCVTCEHHAPKGHGKMAVPPAYSDLGKSAKDIFNKGFGYGILKLDVKTKSQSGVMEFATSGSNNTDTGKSGGHLETKYKVSDLGLNFSQKWNTDNTLTTEITIEDQLAKGLKLSLDTSFVPNTGKKSAKLKTGYKRDFVNVGCDLDFDMAGPTVHGAAVLGYEGWLAGYQLAFDTAKSKLTQNNFALGYKAGDFQLHTSVNDGTEFGGSIFQKVNGNLETAVQLAWTAGSNNTRFGIGAKYQLDKDASLSAKVDNACLVGVGYTQTLRPGVKLTLSGLIDGKNVNGGGHKVGMGFELEA; encoded by the exons ATGGCAGAGAAAGGAGTGGTGGTGCAGAAAGACAAGGCAGGAAATGGAAAGCAGGGAGAGAACAAAGGCCACTGTGTGACATGTGAACACCACGCACCCAAGGGACATG GTAAAATGGCTGTCCCTCCTGCATACTCAGACTTGGGGAAATCCGCCAAAGATATCTTCAACAAAGGCTTTG GATATGGAATTCTCAAGCTGGACGTTAAGACCAAGTCCCAGAGTGGTGTT ATG GAGTTTGCCACCTCCGGCTCCAACAACACCGACACAGGAAAGTCAGGAGGCCACCTGGAGACCAAGTACAAAGTGAGCGATCTGGGCCTCAACTTCAGCCAGAAATGGAACACAGACAACACTCTCACCACAGAAATCACCATTGAGGACCAG CTGGCTAAGGGTCTGAAGCTCAGCCTGGACACATCTTTCGTGCCCAACACTGG CAAGAAGAGCGCCAAACTGAAGACAGGCTACAAGCGCGACTTTGTCAATGTGGGCTGTGATCTTGACTTCGATATGGCCGGCCCTACTGTCCACGGGGCTGCTGTGCTGGGCTACGAGGGCTGGCTGGCCGGCTACCAGCTGGCTTTTGACACGGCCAAATCCAAACTGACCCAGAACAACTTCGCCCTTGGATACAAGGCCGGAGACTTCCAGCTTCACACCAGCGT TAATGACGGCACTGAGTTTGGTGGCTCCATCTTCCAAAAGGTGAACGGCAACCTGGAGACAGCTGTCCAACTGGCCTGGACAGCCGGCAGCAACAACACACGCTTTGGAATTGGAGCCAAATACCAGCtggataaggatgcctccctgTCT GCCAAAGTTGACAATGCCTGCCTTGTTGGTGTTGGATACACACAAACTCTCAGGCCAG GAGTGAAGCTCACCCTCTCAGGTCTGATCGACGGGAAGAACGTGAACGGCGGTGGACACAAAGTGGGCATGGGTTTCGAGCTGGAGGCGTAA
- the vdac3 gene encoding voltage-dependent anion-selective channel protein 3 isoform X3: protein MAVPPAYSDLGKSAKDIFNKGFGYGILKLDVKTKSQSGVMEFATSGSNNTDTGKSGGHLETKYKVSDLGLNFSQKWNTDNTLTTEITIEDQLAKGLKLSLDTSFVPNTGKKSAKLKTGYKRDFVNVGCDLDFDMAGPTVHGAAVLGYEGWLAGYQLAFDTAKSKLTQNNFALGYKAGDFQLHTSVNDGTEFGGSIFQKVNGNLETAVQLAWTAGSNNTRFGIGAKYQLDKDASLSAKVDNACLVGVGYTQTLRPGVKLTLSGLIDGKNVNGGGHKVGMGFELEA from the exons ATGGCTGTCCCTCCTGCATACTCAGACTTGGGGAAATCCGCCAAAGATATCTTCAACAAAGGCTTTG GATATGGAATTCTCAAGCTGGACGTTAAGACCAAGTCCCAGAGTGGTGTT ATG GAGTTTGCCACCTCCGGCTCCAACAACACCGACACAGGAAAGTCAGGAGGCCACCTGGAGACCAAGTACAAAGTGAGCGATCTGGGCCTCAACTTCAGCCAGAAATGGAACACAGACAACACTCTCACCACAGAAATCACCATTGAGGACCAG CTGGCTAAGGGTCTGAAGCTCAGCCTGGACACATCTTTCGTGCCCAACACTGG CAAGAAGAGCGCCAAACTGAAGACAGGCTACAAGCGCGACTTTGTCAATGTGGGCTGTGATCTTGACTTCGATATGGCCGGCCCTACTGTCCACGGGGCTGCTGTGCTGGGCTACGAGGGCTGGCTGGCCGGCTACCAGCTGGCTTTTGACACGGCCAAATCCAAACTGACCCAGAACAACTTCGCCCTTGGATACAAGGCCGGAGACTTCCAGCTTCACACCAGCGT TAATGACGGCACTGAGTTTGGTGGCTCCATCTTCCAAAAGGTGAACGGCAACCTGGAGACAGCTGTCCAACTGGCCTGGACAGCCGGCAGCAACAACACACGCTTTGGAATTGGAGCCAAATACCAGCtggataaggatgcctccctgTCT GCCAAAGTTGACAATGCCTGCCTTGTTGGTGTTGGATACACACAAACTCTCAGGCCAG GAGTGAAGCTCACCCTCTCAGGTCTGATCGACGGGAAGAACGTGAACGGCGGTGGACACAAAGTGGGCATGGGTTTCGAGCTGGAGGCGTAA
- the enkd1 gene encoding enkurin domain-containing protein 1 has product MCEGPSSISGPIPPDPSLFPQYYRRPASARGRLEGNHNGTLGLLSGPLAPDPALYPGCYSARTPRHPPRINPNATHILERGQRGVVGELLKLDGVSITPVPKPKHRVQDFGKENVRRLREIQRRCKEHEAERAQSRPVPVKALWTSSKYQNVSSRVMTQPQVSSTNPKPQCQNFLKAHTKGGSAAPPRPESKTSLTSLKCPTSCNSIEDQSLQLQVQGQTIDFIKHNARAASKTVLRRSQSLTNLKNKPIPSAVKGQVPQYIEERKEQWQKEEEERRRNAPDPSAPAGHTLMPENERQETLKSLKETHRSLVTELLSLPLKADSLSVCSRRAHLDTRLSKIEEAIKIFSRDKVYIKMDS; this is encoded by the exons ATGTGTGAGGGACCGTCATCCATATCGGGCCCGATCCCTCCGGATCCTTCTCTGTTTCCTCAGTACTACAGACGacctgcttcag CTCGTGGTCGTTTGGAGGGAAACCACAATGGGACTTTGGGTTTGCTCTCTGGGCCCCTCGCTCCAGATCCCGCGTTGTACCCTGGTTGCTACAGTGCCCGTACCCCTAGACATCCACCCCGAATCAACCCTAATGCCACCCATATTTtggaaagaggacagagaggggtaGTTGGGGAGCTACTGAAACTAGACGGTGTCTCTATCACCCctgtacccaaaccga AGCATCGGGTACAGGATTTTGGTAAAGAGAATGTGCGCCGGCTCAGAGAGATCCAGAGACGTTGCAAAGAGCATGAGGCTGAGAGAGCACAGTCTCGACCAGTTCCAGTGAAAGCTCTTTGGACCTCCTCAAAGTATCAGAACGTTTCATCCAGGGTGATGACCCAGCCACAG GTTTCCAGTACAAATCCTAAACCACAGTGTCAAAACTTTCTGAAGGCTCATACCAAAGGTGGATCTGCTGCTCCACCAAGGCCAGAGTCCAAAACCTCTCTGACATCTTTGAAATGCCCGACATCCTGCAACTCTATAGAGGACCAGAGCTTGCAA TTGCAGGTGCAAGGTCAGACCATAGACTTCATAAAACATAATGCCCGGGCAGCAAGCAAAACTGTGCTACGTCGTTCCCAATCACTGACAAACCTCAAAAATAAGCCAATCCCCAGTGCAGTCAAGGGTCAGGTGCCTCAGTA TattgaggaaaggaaagagcagtggcaaaaagaggaggaggagaggagacgaaaTGCACCAGATCCTTCAGCCCCAGCTGGTCACACACTGATGCCTGAAAATGAGAGACAGGAGACGCTGAAATCCCTTAAAGAGA CCCATCGCTCCTTGGTCACTGAGCTGCTGTCACTgcctcttaaagctgacagtcTGAGTGTTTGCTCACGTCGGGCCCATCTTGATACCAGGCTTTCTAAAATTGAGGAGgccattaaaatattctccaggGACAAAGTTTATATTAAAATGGATTCCTGa